The genomic window GATCCGGTCCGGCCGAACcatctccgacaccggctgaggctccgttcCCTGCTTCGCTCCCGTATGCCTCAGGCTTCTACCCTGACTACGGCCCCAGCTGAGCCTCCGgctggcgtatccatgcatacctcattcagtttcctctaacacccccactcttccacaacagccccagttcagacctatgtgactaatgttacattttctACTGTTTAtgtcagtgacaaaacagtttgctggtgaattttccatcctaatataaccaatatagccaggttctggctacgcttcctgtacaagcgctccagcctctgggaacgcgaagaggggtacgcgcagaagggggaaggggggaggggtgaatggcagttgagtttgatagacatatcactgttcaatcatttcgagtgggtactcaaaatgattggatggtgttttttcagtcctgtccattccacaggtgactgattttttaaatttttgttagagcatttaattaattagttgtaatcggggtgtgaaggggattttaaggaatatagtaacaaatgttccagaaaaacatctcagaccccacctttaaacatATGGTGAGGTAATCATTACCCGTATGAGGGGAAAGTGTTGTCATTGGAAAGGGTGGGGCTTATTAGGATGAATCGCCATTTCTCCTTTAAAAGTTCGAGAGAAGAGTTCATCCTCTGAACTATCTGATTGATAACTAAGCAGAGATGACTGTTgggctggtgtgtgtgttttatgtctgtGCCTTGTTCTTTTCCCTTTGAGCTCTTATTTCTGTTCCCCCGTCTCCTACGTGCATCATATTACATTCTGTGCATTTGAAACATCTAGATGTCCAcatacagtcaaggaaaaaaatcttatgccacccttgttttcttcaatttcttgtgcattttaatgccagggtacatttgtttggacaaatataatgagaacaacaaaaatatctcatagtagtttaatttcagagctgatatctatccatttaacatgttttcttgataataaccaaaatcacttcggttcttccatcaatatctatggcattgtactgacaaaaacagtgcttttagacattccatgttttcttttctgtctgttttagtcacatgatacacacaggagttagtactggattgtataaccattgtttttgattacttttgatggtctaatcatttttttctgtgactgtttgTCCTCTGGGGGTATACATCTGTCTCTGTCGTCTTGTATGTCACAATGTCCTTTATAGCTGCCTTGatcatggtctttttttttttttcttttttttttttttttttacatgtattcatcCTTTGAGTCATATAAGTTGTCATCACCTTCCTATTCTGTAACTTCCAACCCATACACTCTAtagctcttctctctctctctctctctctctctctctctctctctctctctctctctctctctctctctctcattcgtCTTTTCTCTTTGCttcatttaaatttcttttaacaaTTTGCCTGGAGTTGTTTACTTCTTGTGGCTCACGTCCATCTCTGCCGCCATACTCCACAAGTCTCCAGATGTCAGTTTAGATATTTTCCGTTATATTATGTTCAGTTTCACACAAAATATGCCAACgatctacactatattgccaaatacaagtattaacagtggatatactactactacaaatataagtattaacagaggatgtactactactactacaactgctagtaGAAAATAACTAATTTGTACATTGTTGAATCTCCATCatttttcaaatgtgcaataagaaTATTGAGTTTTCACACATATTCAGGCCCTCAAAACTTCTCGCAACACtttagaataagaataagaattgaGAACATTACAGATACAATAGGGCCTTTGCTGCCAATTCTCAGCACTTGGACCCTAATAATGCATTTAATTCATCTAATTTAGttccagtgaaaaaagtaaacagttattttcagtgttttgtgattTTGTAACTATTTAAAGAATGTCCGaacactggagagaacctgacattttcaacatctttcagtatttctgttgttattttctggtctcatacacatctcttaaaggtggggtctgagatgtttttctgcagcatttgttactatattccttaaaatccccttcataccctgattacaactaaaaaattaaatgctctaacacaaaaatttaaaaaaaaattaatcacctgtggaacggacaggactgaataaagcaccatccaatcattttgagcacccactcgaaatgattgaatggtgatatgtctatgaaactcaactgccattcacccctccccccttcctccctctacacgtacccctcttcgagcatgaatcgcGCGTTCCCAGaggaagcgcttgtacaggaagcgaagccagaacctggttatattagttatattaggatggaaagttcactggcaaattgttttgtcactaacataaatcactaggaaatgtaacattagtcacataggtctgaactggggctgttctggaagagtgggggtgttagaggagactgaatgaggtatgtatGGATACCTGAGCTGGAGGCTTAGCTGGGGCTGTAGTCAGTGTCAGAGGCTCAGCCCATGTAGGAGACGGAGGTGTGGCCGGACCCGGTCCGGACCGCATATGGAGTGGAGTCCAACCGGGTCCGGAGCAGCAGCCGGCAAATTGTTGctatgcagcgctcgtgaaccctcgggaacaagcattacacgtgccactactctggaggcgtggcttcggagggacgtctgaagaaaggggtttggacttttgaattgagtattttcaaaatatagcttgcttgaaccgtttttctaagatctcagaccccacctttaaggagaaaccattatttatgggttgtcttgaaaatgtttcatcgaTTGCCTAACCAGTTGATTTTGTctatctgcttaatctggttccagacagatgtgtttgttctgttctgttccattgcatttcagtgaccacctcttctgtttctgtgtgctTTCACATAGAAAGAAGCCAAAGTTGGATTTGAACTGACACCTAAACATTATATCTGGAGGAAGAccaagatcacctgattccagcaaacatggatggaagacccacctgtgaccagtgtggaaagactttcaccacaatGAGTGCGATGAAGAAACACCAacgtatccacactggagaaagaccatatgactgtgatcaGTGTGGGAAGAATTTCACCACAATGAGTGGGCTGATTGAACACTTACGCATCCACAcgggagaaagaccatatgactgtgagcAGTGTGGGAATACTTTCACCAGAATGAGTGGGCTGAAGAAACACCTTCGCATCCACACAGGAGagagaccatatgactgtgaccagtgtgggaagactttcaccagaatgaGTGGGCTGAAGGAACACTTATgcacccacactggagaaagaccatatcactgtgaccagtgtggaaagacctTCACTTTGGCAAGTAGGTTAAAAAGGCACCAACGTATCCACACGGGAGAAAGATCAtattactgtgaccagtgtgggaagactttgaCCACAATGACTGGGCTAAAGGAACACTTACGcctccacactggagaaagaccatgtcactgtgatcagtgtgggaagactttgaCCACAGTGACTGGGCTAAAagaacacctacgcatccacactggagaaagaccttatcactgtgaccagtgtgggaagactttcactttGGCAAGGAATTTAAAAAAGCATCAACGCaaccacactggagaaagaccatattattgtgaccagtgtgggaagactttcaccttGGCAGATAGTTTAAAAAAGCATCAACGCAGCCACACTGGGGAAAGATCacatgactgtgaccagtgtgggaagacttttatCTCAGCAGGTAACTTAAAAaggcaccaacgcatccacactggagaaagaccgtaTGACTGTGACCAATGTGGGAAAGCTTTCACCAGTATTAGTTGTCTGAAGGAGCACTTACACATCcatactggagaaagaccatatcactgtgaccagtgtggaaagactttgaCTACAATGAGGGGGCTGAAGAAACACCTacgtatccacactggagaaagaccttatcactgtgaccagtgtggaaagactttgaCTACAATGAGTGGGCTGAAGGAACACCttcgcatccacactggagaaagaccatataactgtgaccagtgtgggaagactttcactttGGCAAGTAATTTAAAAAAGCATCAACGtagccacactggagaaagaccatatcactgtcatcagtgtgggaagactttcatctCAGCAAGTAACTTACAAAGGCACCAGCGCATCCACACGGGAGAcagaccatataactgtgaccagtgtgggaaggctttcaccAGTATGAGTTGGCTGAAGGAACACCtacacatccacactggagaaagaccgtatgactgtgatcagtgtgggaagactttcagatTCTTGTCTACTTTACGTACTCACTGCCGTGTTCACCGCAAGAACTTGATGTACCCCTGTGATAGGTGCACGAAGGTATTCTGGTCATCTTCCTCTTACAGGTATCACCAACAGACCCATATTAGATAAAATCCCAACCAGTGCAGATCTGGAGACAGATCTTTTGTCAGAGGTTCACAATGTACCAAACATGAACGTGTCAAACAtttccacaaaagacaaaaactaacagTTGTACAAAAAGTAAGACTCTGGACAATCAGTGTCATAACACACCAAAACAGCTGGAGTGTTAGCAATGTCCAAACAGATTCTGGTGAATCTGAACATGATCTTCTCTCTCGAATCATCAGCGCAGATGTGAATCATCAACATCTGGACCAAACGgtacctcagcatcagatgacaagaagaaacacagtgtgtCTGAACCAGCAGCAACCACTTCTTCTGACAGGAACATCAGACTTCAAAACCTCCAGATCAggcttcacaggatccagatgtgaagacaaacaccagactgaaagctgtgttttgttgtcttcaGAGTACAGAACtgtgttctaatgcaccaccttcacaaaacagtgacatTACAGAAGCTCCACCTACCACCAGGAAGAAAAGTTCAACTAGTGGAGGTCAACAAGGACTTGGTTTCTATTCAGATACTACTTCTGATTGACTTTGTGGACATTGAATCAGTTGGAGGTCGCGTTAAccaaaaatattccgtcattaacagatttttttttttttaaagatgacggaaaattctgaaggctgtccgTCATTTCAACAAATTAAAATACTGAgtgtaatctaccaaagaaaggtttcaaacaacactgaacagaacctggaccagtatcggtggtctgtctgtgtctgaacaagGTTTCAagcagtccataacagcatcctacccgtatagaaccctacagcacctgtatagaatgCTATGGCACCTATAGAACCCTACATtgtctgtatagaaccctacagcatcTATAGAACCCTATAGCGAATTCcatcttcttctgtttcagtggaTACATTGAAGTCAGACTGAGGAGGGAACTTCACTGCCATGCATTAGACATTTGTGATGAAATAATCTGATTCCGACTGATTCCAGATGTTCTCTACAGTTTTTATTTCAGCGCTGATTCTGATCAGAACTCTATGGGGTAAGGAagctgtccaaatacagttagCTTTACTACGATGGTGTATacgggccacataagaaaataaaaatacaagtcaCTACGAGGAGAAAGTCTTTAAATATTGAGAGAAAACCtataattttatgaaaataaagtcatagtttaacaaaaaaaaacaaaaaaacacaatttaacgaaaataatgtgcttttatgagattaaggttgtaatattttgaggatAAATTTGCAATAATGCGattaaaaaattataatttatAAATTGTAAGCCTTcagccttgttgatgacagtttccgGGTACAGCGAATGCAACAAGAgaagcatcaactttcacttctgtcggagcggacgactaatgctaatgtgttgatggtgggcggggctaataggctcagtatttggccatagtgcgtaaaccccaaatgaaagtggaACCTTGCAAAATGTTCAGAGTTCTTCATGATGCAACAGTGGGTTCGACTTTATTCTGTAAATTCtgataattttcacctgtttttaaattacgtcattctcattatattatgactatttttttattcaactttgttctcataaaattatgggttttatctcaatattttactatttttttctcgtagtgtttttcttttcttatgtggccctaatacgctgtcttACTTTACAGAGGTTAGAGCGATAAATTGGATTATATCTctatttttaatggtatttgatgtTATTCTCAGCTCTTTCTCCATCTTTACTTCACTGTGAACATGGACTTGTACTATTTCGACAgtgttttagtccattttttgcAGTAATTGGACCCAAACCCCCTTTTCACCCTCAGTGTCCATGAAATGAACATGAATGAATCCAATACTGGCTGTGGCCTCCTCTGCTATATTCTGGATTTCAGATTTCATGCTGCTTTTCCTGTTTTAATGCTGCCTCTGTGCTTCCAACACACATTAGTTGACATTCAGTTGAAGCCAAATCAGTTCACTCCAGGTTTTCAGGGTTTGTATGATCTGCCCTTTCATTTGGTTCATTGGAACTTCACTTGATTAGCGGAAGTTGTTCAAGTGTTGATATGTtttggattttaacccataaagacccagtgttattttagtgtcagttcccaaataaaattttctctatatttgacttttattaagtgatttatcagcatttattcaaatattatcctctgtcttttgcatgTTATCActataaatcctgtattttctgtatttaattcacggatcatgtagatgttcattaaagctccaattaaagatgagggtttttatatcacagacaaaatgaagaaaaagaggttttgttttgtttttgttttgtttgtttttttagcaaaactagatcaataattgaatgtaaaaacaagtgtgtccacccactgtcattgatccaactccatgggtttattagtttttcttgaATTATGTTCAATTTGTGTCTTATTGTGTTCATGTTCATTTATTATAAATTCTTGTTGATTTTATTCATtagtttagctgtttttgttcattttgttgtttatttttttcttttattcaatttCTGTGTacatgttttgcttattttttttccacattattattttgtagatttttgttcatttttattctttttatccactgtcatggatccaaatccatgggttttacacacacaaaaacaaaacctggTGCACAtatgatctaaaaaaaaattccaaaacaaGTCACATAGCTGAGTCTGTTTTCAGTCcaaaattaacagtttttttgtgagaatttaatgctttttctcaacatacgTGGCTGTAAAAACACTAAGTTTGGATTGTTTAtggaaaaaatgaacataaatgaaatgTACTAGTATGTTCTGACACTTtctgatgtgaataaactgatatTGACAAGTGTAATGTTGGAACTCTGATCAGTATCAGGTGGAGAACACAGGCTGGAATGAGAAATATATGAAATGTTGGGTTTGTTATTAATTTATCagcagaaaaaaactttggattagagtcagaaaaaaaatggaaatgaggtttttactccatttaataataattataatgaattTTGTAATGAATCCAAatgttttttcactgtaaatgtcaGTGTAATGTAATTCAGATTTATAATAATTCTTCatttaagcaacaaaacaacatgttacacaaactctgGACATGAATGAATGTGAATATTTTACTGCTGAAAGATGCTGAAGTATCGAGAAACAGATGGAAATAACACTCACAAGCCTTTATGACTAAAATACCGTAATtcctttttaaatattctaaatgttcctttccttctaatggtccatattctgatggtttctaacatgtaaatggttccagatatcagtctagttcctattgatcactgatagaagtcatatctggactttgattggatgagtttagttctcctccagtgaaagtcccgcccacttctatagttagattgatgtgcatccagaccacaggactggaacatagagacagaacctgacaacctcacacattcaactggggattgattctggATAGTCCAGTTCCACTGTATTAACAATAAATCACatattcacaatcatttcatgacaagaggaaaaatactttattccaacattatgggcagCAGTGTTATAGCATCAGAACCTCTAAGTAATGACCACTGCAActgaaaaatagaacaaaacaatcaacaggaACTAAATAagcaacaggaagaaaaatataatgaaatcatcagcaaaatttacaaaaattaacaaaataatcaacataaatgaagaaaaatgaaaacacaggacaaataatTCAACATATTTAAGTAAATACTAAGAATTAATGAAAATTAATAAGAtaagcaacaaaaataaacaaaataattgtcATAATGTAGTAAAATGAAAaatagtaaaacaataaaatggaaACATGGAAAAGGACCTagtaacaaatgaagaaaatgaaacaaaacaagcaaaagaaaaaaaatgaacaaaaatgtgaaaatataaaataatcaaaatgaagaaaatattcaactataaaagaaaaatataacaaattaatCATCAAAATGTGCAACAATTAACAAAATTATTGCCAAAGTGAActtaaaatgaataaagaaaactcaaaatgatcagaaaaatcaataaaataatgaacataaaagaaaaatgaaaacactggaCAAATAATTTATGACAGAAATTAAAAGAATTAAGTACAATCAACAAAACAAGCATCAGAAATAAAATAACTGACGAAGACTTAACTCTGATTCATGTTATTgttgtttctaaatgttctgtgtatttgtagatgatcAACTCAGACAGAATTGTGTTAAAATTCAACTGATTTGTCTTGATCAAGTTCATGTTTTacaaaacacaactacacaactatacaacacatctaTACATCACACAGAGACGCTGAGGATCCCTGTGTCCTGAGTctaaatcctccaaacagtggttcagtgaatgtggttttgaaggtgtagatgtggatcagtttgtcagaggagacttcatagaaggacacagatccagcaggacagtccacatacactgacactgtaccggaggaggaggaggaggagggggaggaggaggactgagggagggGTGTGTATTTCTTATTATGCCAGACCCTGTATCCACCTGTATAACAccacagactccaggactgatcatttaaTCCAAACCAACAGTCTAAACtgtctcctttccttctgattcctctgtaagccACTGATATCCAAACctctccactccactggacctcccagtaacagcgaccagtcagaccagttgaacacatcagctgttCCCAgtactcaaatctgtcctgatgatcaggatatgactgaacctcctccactagttccaccttcttgttgttttcagacagtttgagtttttcattcgctgtgtttggatccagggtgagttcacagaaatctgatgaaCAGAAGAAAACACGAAACAGccgcagttattgatcagtgatcagcttgaTTTGACTTGAGGGGAAagactagaccaggggtcggcaacctgtggctccggagcCCCATGCGGCTCTTCAGCCTCCTTGTAGTAGCTCCCTTTACTGCGATCAAGCCTGCTGTGactctcctctgcatggtcaagccagccgctagtgTTTTTCTTGTGCACTACTCATTAGACAATCACGGTAGAtcagctgcatggagcgaatgtgccttccagacAACCAAAgaaagggctcatttatgctctacgtgaaagacacagatggatgcggacggagggttctgtccgtcctttgtatattactcacgtaattctgtccgttttccgagagaatatggagcagtacaactgggaactgcagaggcagtgttgagttttgaagagaataatttccataaatagtgatacttttcatagagcgactgtatgagtatgagtactgtgtacttttggagtaatcctccaacagattcccttccaaggtacaagtgttttttttcttctgaaataggctttaagactaaatttaataatgaataaaattaatttttccaataagtactgcatgaatttggtatatttggtattagtacttcatatactattagcacaaatactatgaactacttttactgtgtacttttggagtaatcatactcaaaaatcccttccaagctccaaaagtgtttgttttttcatctgaaataggctttaagactaaattcaatgacaaataaaattatgattaccaaaaagtacctcatgaatttggtatatttggtattagtacttcatatactattagcacaaatactatgaactacttttactgtgtacttttggagaaatcatactcaaaaatcccttccaagctccaaaagtattccagaatccattccacactgcacttctgattattgtattcagtggttgtaacagataaaatgtaaaaaaaaaaaaaaaaaaaaaaaaagattaaaacttttaaaagtttataagctctgttattttttgcggctgcagactattgttttttttggcagaagagggtgcaaaatggctcttttgataataaaggttgcagacccctggactAGAGAATGACTTGTTTGTAATTGTGTCCCTGGTTcacacactgttactgtgacacaaatgaccatatgttggattggtgatgtgtgtgttttatagctgtAAGCTAGCTGCTAGCTGTGCAGTCACAAGGAAAGACACCGCATTAGTTGGAATATAAAACCACAGTTACACAGCCTCACCTGGTACCACATTACAAACACTAATActcaaaaaaaggaataaaaactgaagacattaatgagtcaaattaatcatcaatcagtaaaatgaatgaaaaaccaaattaaacacaaaattaacaaaactaataaaacaaaatacaaaatgaatcagcaaaattagcaaaaaaaaaaaaaaagaaacaaattcaacaaaataatctgaaaaatgaagaaaatagtcaAAGAAAATTTATAAAATGctgattttgttgaatatttaaaggatgtcctttgtaactttgctgttctcactctacttaatttagttttttgttaattttgtttcagtttgtattATATTAAACACAAGTACTGATAGTTATACAAGTCCCAGTAGTTCATTTGAAGACCAAACAAAGAAGTCATGAAGTTATCATGAAAATCTTCCACAGAAATATGTGACTAAATAAATGCTGATCATGTGATCACATAGATCATGTGTGTTCCAATGGAGATCACTGATGGGTAGCAGCGTCACAGCACTTTAAACCTTCACAGGTTTGAGTTCTGATGGTTTTGGGGAAATTCATGATGGAGACAAATAAAGGTCTGGTCTGAAACGTGTCTTTGTGAGTTTTATTTCACAGAAGCTCTGAGATGT from Sphaeramia orbicularis chromosome 16, fSphaOr1.1, whole genome shotgun sequence includes these protein-coding regions:
- the LOC115436266 gene encoding zinc finger protein 665-like — encoded protein: MDGRPTCDQCGKTFTTMSAMKKHQRIHTGERPYDCDQCGKNFTTMSGLIEHLRIHTGERPYDCEQCGNTFTRMSGLKKHLRIHTGERPYDCDQCGKTFTRMSGLKEHLCTHTGERPYHCDQCGKTFTLASRLKRHQRIHTGERSYYCDQCGKTLTTMTGLKEHLRLHTGERPCHCDQCGKTLTTVTGLKEHLRIHTGERPYHCDQCGKTFTLARNLKKHQRNHTGERPYYCDQCGKTFTLADSLKKHQRSHTGERSHDCDQCGKTFISAGNLKRHQRIHTGERPYDCDQCGKAFTSISCLKEHLHIHTGERPYHCDQCGKTLTTMRGLKKHLRIHTGERPYHCDQCGKTLTTMSGLKEHLRIHTGERPYNCDQCGKTFTLASNLKKHQRSHTGERPYHCHQCGKTFISASNLQRHQRIHTGDRPYNCDQCGKAFTSMSWLKEHLHIHTGERPYDCDQCGKTFRFLSTLRTHCRVHRKNLMYPCDRCTKVFWSSSSYRYHQQTHIR